The Gordonia mangrovi genome includes the window AGAAAGTCCGACGGGTTGGAGGCGATCGTCGCGGCCATCAGAGCCGCTGCGGTCGGCAAGCGGACCGATGACGCCGGGCCTGCGCCACGCGCGGTTCCGCTGTACAAGGAGTTCGTCGGGCAGCGCGGCACCACCGCGGGCCGCCTGGCCGGCGCCATCGCGTCGGGGTGCACGTCGGACAATGCTTCGCTGGCGAAAGCGGCCAGTGTGTCACCCAACACGGCGAACAAGGTCACCAGTCACTACCTGGGCCCGATCATGACGCGACGCGGCGAACATGACACCCGCCTGCAGCTGACCCAGGCGTCTGTTTACCGATGGTGCGGCCTGCACGCGCGCTATCTGGTCAGTTGGTGCCGCCGGCATGGCCACGAAGATGTCCTGAAACCCGTCTGACACACCGAATCGCTGCCCACGACAAGGTCACCCGAGGTCGCTGACCCGGACGTGGTGCCGTCCGGACGGTAGATCTGCTCCGCAGATGACCTTGCGTGCCGCGAGCGCGCCGACGACCCCCGCGAGGGTCGCGGCGGTGCCCAACTGCGGCCATGACGGGATGGTCTTGCCGACTTCGCCCAGCGCCACCTTCAGGCGGTCGGCGACGTCGTCGCCCACGATGGTGCCGGCGATCTCGACGCGGCGCTCCGGCTTGCGCAATTCGTCGTCAGTAAGCGTCTCGACATCGCCGGCCCGACCGTGAAACAGTGGCCGGTCAGGTTCGAGGTCGAACCGTTCAATATCGAGGATCACGTCGTCACCGTTGTCAGTCACCATGATGACCGGCACGTGGGCGGCTCGGGCGTGGTGCCGGATGCGTACCTTCATCGCGAGATCGTCCATCTCC containing:
- a CDS encoding response regulator; its protein translation is MASGMRVLVASPLGRVISTSMERDLDGVVVEVVGDRAGLVRSVTGKVRFDVVIADLIWNNPDAEWSFDGLDVINVLRDADRMAPVLLATQGHSMEQDHLDEARLRDEVSGIVRKSDGLEAIVAAIRAAAVGKRTDDAGPAPRAVPLYKEFVGQRGTTAGRLAGAIASGCTSDNASLAKAASVSPNTANKVTSHYLGPIMTRRGEHDTRLQLTQASVYRWCGLHARYLVSWCRRHGHEDVLKPV